One window of the Candidatus Aminicenantes bacterium genome contains the following:
- the thiF gene encoding sulfur carrier protein ThiS adenylyltransferase ThiF, producing the protein MSRPLEFLQACTVGIAGAGGLGSNCAAALARSGVGRLVIADFDRVSRENLNRQAFFCDQVGMKKVDALKENIQRMAPQTEVAALDLRLTEENVLSVFSACPVVVEAFDSAEAKQMIVETFLTERPRIWLVAASGLGGYGRNEILHTRRSGRLIICGDEGSEVSPELPPLAPRVGIVAHMQANVVLELLLDEPSLARQSAKEQK; encoded by the coding sequence ATGAGCCGTCCGCTCGAATTTCTCCAGGCCTGTACAGTGGGCATCGCCGGTGCCGGTGGCTTAGGTTCCAATTGTGCCGCGGCGCTGGCCCGCAGTGGTGTGGGCCGTCTGGTGATCGCGGATTTTGACCGGGTCAGTCGCGAGAACCTCAACCGCCAGGCTTTCTTTTGCGATCAGGTGGGCATGAAAAAAGTGGATGCCTTGAAAGAAAATATTCAGCGCATGGCTCCGCAAACAGAGGTCGCGGCGCTGGACTTACGCTTGACGGAAGAAAACGTATTGTCGGTTTTTTCTGCTTGTCCGGTGGTAGTTGAGGCGTTTGACAGCGCGGAAGCCAAGCAGATGATTGTGGAAACCTTCCTGACGGAGCGGCCGCGGATCTGGCTGGTGGCCGCGTCGGGATTGGGGGGGTACGGTCGCAACGAGATCCTGCATACGCGCAGAAGCGGGCGCCTTATCATTTGCGGTGATGAAGGCAGCGAGGTGTCACCGGAACTGCCGCCCCTGGCTCCCAGGGTCGGAATCGTGGCTCACATGCAGGCGAATGTGGTACTCGAATTGTTGCTGGATGAGCCCTCCCTGGCGCGGCAATCAGCAAAGGAACAAAAATGA
- the thiS gene encoding sulfur carrier protein ThiS, giving the protein MIITLNNRETNIPEQEEMTVKQLLDHMRYVFPNIVVKVNGTLVRKAQYKEVVVRNGDTVEAIHMISGG; this is encoded by the coding sequence ATGATCATCACCCTGAACAACCGAGAAACAAATATTCCCGAACAGGAAGAGATGACGGTGAAACAGCTCCTGGATCATATGCGCTACGTGTTTCCCAACATCGTGGTCAAGGTCAACGGCACCCTGGTGCGCAAAGCACAATACAAAGAAGTGGTGGTGCGCAACGGTGACACGGTGGAAGCCATCCACATGATCAGCGGCGGTTGA
- a CDS encoding phosphoribosylformylglycinamidine cyclo-ligase, whose product MASDKYSQAGVNIDKGNQAVEKIRDMVRRLGVNEIGKFSGFFPLQQKLEHPVLVSSADGVGTKLKVAFLADRHNTVGQDLVNHCVDDILVYGADPLFFLDYIATGKVEPDTISAIVSGMLEGCVENDFVLLGGETAEMPGFYKENEYDVAGFIVGLVDRNRIPDGSDIRQGDLLIGLPSTGLHTNGYSLARHILFEQEGLSVNSPLPGVGATVGDELLRVHRSYLKPVRPLIQEECVKGMAHITGGGFIDNIPRILPENLGARVEQVWPVPPIFRFLVEKGGVSLEERFRVFNMGIGMVLIIAPDKLSRVEASLKAAAESFYLIGQVVSHEGGARIRIQ is encoded by the coding sequence ATGGCAAGCGACAAGTATTCCCAGGCCGGCGTAAACATCGATAAGGGCAATCAGGCGGTTGAAAAAATCCGCGACATGGTTCGCCGCCTGGGAGTGAATGAAATCGGCAAGTTCAGCGGGTTTTTCCCCTTGCAACAGAAACTGGAGCATCCGGTCCTGGTCTCTTCCGCGGATGGAGTGGGTACCAAACTGAAAGTGGCTTTTCTGGCCGATCGTCATAATACCGTGGGCCAGGATCTGGTTAATCATTGCGTAGACGATATTCTGGTATACGGAGCGGATCCCCTGTTTTTTCTGGATTATATCGCCACCGGCAAAGTGGAGCCGGATACGATTTCCGCCATTGTTTCCGGCATGTTGGAAGGTTGCGTGGAAAACGACTTTGTGCTGCTGGGTGGTGAAACCGCGGAAATGCCCGGGTTCTACAAGGAAAACGAGTACGATGTGGCCGGGTTCATCGTGGGTTTGGTGGATCGGAACCGCATTCCGGATGGCAGCGATATCCGCCAGGGCGACTTGTTGATCGGCTTGCCCTCCACCGGGCTTCACACCAACGGCTACTCCCTGGCCCGTCATATCCTGTTCGAGCAGGAAGGCCTTTCCGTAAACAGTCCCCTTCCGGGAGTAGGCGCAACCGTGGGGGATGAATTACTCCGGGTTCATCGCTCGTACCTCAAGCCGGTCCGCCCGTTGATTCAGGAGGAATGCGTAAAGGGCATGGCCCACATCACCGGCGGCGGATTCATCGACAACATCCCCAGGATCCTGCCCGAAAATCTGGGCGCCCGGGTAGAGCAGGTCTGGCCGGTCCCTCCCATTTTCCGTTTTCTGGTGGAGAAGGGCGGCGTCAGCCTTGAGGAGCGTTTCCGGGTATTCAACATGGGCATCGGCATGGTTTTGATCATTGCCCCGGACAAGTTGAGTCGGGTGGAAGCTTCCCTGAAAGCGGCCGCGGAGTCTTTTTACCTGATCGGCCAGGTCGTTTCCCATGAGGGTGGAGCCCGAATACGCATTCAATGA